Proteins from a genomic interval of Medicago truncatula cultivar Jemalong A17 chromosome 3, MtrunA17r5.0-ANR, whole genome shotgun sequence:
- the LOC120579514 gene encoding secreted RxLR effector protein 161-like, giving the protein MLDFNSSITLAYANNINEVKEEDKGVDPTILRRLIGLLRYLCQSRLDISYSVGIVSKFMSNPLKTHFLAAKKIIRYIHGTLQYGILFPEAQETEQLSMIDYSDADWCRDKRDRRRTTSFLFMLQGAPISWSSKKQPIVALSSCEVEYVVGSSAACQANWLQNVLEQSMIKLKQPIKLLIDNKYAINLAKNHISHGKSKHIETKFHYLRDQVNKCKINIV; this is encoded by the coding sequence ATGTTAGATTTCAACTCATCCATCACTCTTGCATATGCTAACAACATAAATGAAgtaaaagaagaagataaaggTGTGGATCCAACTATATTGAGAAGGCTCATTGGTTtattgagatatttatgtcaaaGCAGACTAGACATAAGTTATTCAGTTGGAATTGTTAGCAAGTTCATGAGTAACCCTCTCAAAACTCATTTCTTAGCAGCCAAGAAGATTATAAGATACATACATGGTACATTGCAGTATGGAATTTTATTCCCTGAGGCACAAGAAACTGAGCAGCTCAGCATGATAGATTACTCAGATGCAGATTGGTGTCGGGATAAAAGAGATAGGAGAAGAACTACAAGTTTTTTGTTCATGCTGCAAGGAGCACCTATTTCATGGTCATCTAAGAAGCAACCAATTGTTGCTCTCTCAAGCTGTGAAGTTGAGTATGTTGTAGGCTCATCTGCAGCTTGTCAAGCCAACTGGTTACAAAATGTGTTAGAACAGTCGATGATCAAGCTTAAGCAACCTATCAAGCTTCTAATAGATAACAAGTATGCCATAAATCTAGCTAAGAACCATATTTCCCATGGTAAAAGCAAACACATTGAGACTAAATTCCACTACTTAAGGGATCAAGTGAACAAATGCAAGATCAATATTGTCTGA
- the LOC11413539 gene encoding feruloyl CoA ortho-hydroxylase F6H1-3, which produces MSTPINLIDFLVNQANGVKGLAELNLPTVPHQYIQPIQARLDSCKIIPHDSEEQSIPIIDFTNWDDPDVQDSIFSAATKLGFFQIVNHGIPINVLDDLKASVHKFFELPVEEKKSVKDSPPEVVRLSTSFSPLAESVLEWKDYLRLVYTSEEKIHAYWPAVCKNQALEYMKYADAFIRKLLQVLLKKLNVNELDKEREHALMGAMILGFNYYPACPEPELVSGVGPHSDISSITVLLQDDIGGLYVRGKDGDSWINVPPVNGALVINIGDVLQIMSNGRYKSIEHRVVVDGNKTRISMPIFVNPAPDAVIGTLPEVLENGEEPHYKQVVFSEYFNYFFSKAHDGKKTIEFAKI; this is translated from the exons ATGTCCACCCCCATCaatctaattgattttttggTAAACCAAGCCAATGGTGTAAAAGGTCTTGCTGAGCTAAATCTCCCTACTGTCCCTCACCAATATATCCAACCTATCCAAGCTAGATTGGACTCATGCAAAATTATCCCCCATGACTCAGAAGAACAATCAATACCCATCATTGATTTCACAAACTGGGATGACCCAGATGTTCAAGATTCAATTTTTAGTGCTGCAACTAAGTTGGGTTTCTTCCAAATTGTGAATCATGGTATACCCATTAACGTCCTTGATGATTTGAAAGCTTCTGTCCACAAGTTCTTTGAATTACCAGTTGAAGAGAAGAAATCTGTGAAAGATTCACCACCTGAAGTTGTGAGGTTGTCCACCAGTTTTAGCCCTCTTGCTGAGTCAGTATTGGAGTGGAAGGATTACTTGCGGCTTGTGTATACTTCAGAAGAGAAAATTCATGCATATTGGCCTGCTGTATGCAA GAATCAAGCACTAGAATATATGAAATATGCTGACGCTTTTATTAGAAAATTGCTACAAGTGCTTCTTAAGAAACTGAATGTGAACGAGTTAGACAAAGAAAGAGAACACGCTTTAATGGGTGCAATGATATTAGGCTTCAATTACTACCCTGCTTGTCCTGAACCTGAACTTGTATCAGGAGTAGGTCCTCATTCTGATATATCATCAATCACTGTCCTTCTACAAGATGATATTGGCGGACTTTATGTAAGAGGCAAAGACGGCGATAGTTGGATAAATGTTCCTCCTGTTAATGGAGCGTTGGTGATCAACATTGGGGATGTGCTACAGATAATGAGCAATGGAAGGTACAAAAGTATAGAGCATAGAGTGGTTGTTGATGGAAACAAAACTAGGATCTCCATGCCAATCTTTGTCAACCCAGCACCTGATGCTGTCATTGGTACTTTGCCAGAAGTGTTGGAGAATGGAGAGGAACCACATTATAAACAAGTAGTGTTCTCGGAGTATTTCAACTATTTCTTCAGCAAAGCTCATGATGGGAAGAAAACTATTGAATTTGCAAAAATATGA